A region from the Immundisolibacter sp. genome encodes:
- a CDS encoding acyl-CoA thioesterase: MSIISVIGGIGKQVLRGWPVSRAGLGLPRQFDWGTELPVQARDINYGGHLGHDAAVSLLHEARRRWLARAGYDEADAGGAGLIMLELEVHYTAEAFWADRLRVDMAVTGLGAVRCEFRYRVSRAGQQVLIARTRMGFFDYKARRLARRPSDFLQRLLGLAEEGNDV, from the coding sequence TTATTTCCGTTATCGGCGGCATCGGCAAGCAGGTACTGCGTGGCTGGCCTGTGAGCCGGGCGGGTTTGGGTCTGCCGCGGCAGTTCGACTGGGGTACCGAACTGCCGGTGCAGGCGCGCGACATCAATTACGGTGGCCACCTGGGTCATGACGCCGCGGTCAGCCTGCTGCATGAAGCGCGGCGGCGCTGGTTGGCTCGGGCCGGGTACGATGAGGCCGACGCTGGTGGTGCCGGTCTGATCATGCTGGAACTCGAAGTCCACTACACGGCAGAAGCCTTCTGGGCCGACCGGCTGCGCGTGGACATGGCCGTGACCGGACTTGGCGCCGTGCGTTGCGAGTTCCGCTATCGGGTCAGCCGTGCTGGCCAGCAAGTGCTGATCGCCCGCACGCGGATGGGTTTTTTTGACTATAAGGCGCGGCGCCTGGCACGCCGGCCTTCGGACTTTTTGCAACGTCTTTTGGGTCTTGCCGAGGAGGGCAACGATGTCTGA
- a CDS encoding OsmC family protein — protein MSDFNVEITWQHAPRAGHPDDYGRSHQWRLTGGQTLRASAAPDYAGDANHTNPEEGLIAAVSSCHMLTFLALAAKRGFKVSSYRDQATGTLGKNGQGRMAITGVVLHPVIAFDGAAPSGEELDKLHESAHRNCFIANSITAEVRVEPTE, from the coding sequence ATGTCTGATTTCAACGTGGAAATTACCTGGCAGCACGCGCCACGCGCCGGTCATCCGGACGACTATGGCCGATCCCATCAGTGGCGTCTGACCGGCGGCCAGACGCTGCGCGCCTCGGCGGCGCCGGACTATGCCGGGGATGCCAACCACACCAATCCGGAAGAAGGCCTGATTGCAGCGGTGTCGAGCTGCCATATGCTGACCTTCCTCGCCCTGGCCGCCAAGCGCGGTTTCAAGGTCAGTTCCTATCGCGACCAGGCCACCGGCACGTTGGGCAAGAACGGACAGGGACGCATGGCGATAACCGGGGTGGTGCTGCACCCGGTGATCGCATTTGATGGCGCGGCGCCGAGTGGCGAAGAACTCGACAAACTGCATGAATCGGCCCACCGCAATTGCTTCATTGCGAACTCGATCACCGCCGAGGTGCGCGTAGAACCGACCGAGTGA